The genome window GGAGGTCAGCCGATACTCGCGATGAAGCCGGGCAATCAATTCAAACACCACCTCCGCACTCTTGGCATCCAGGTCGCCGGTGGGTTCATCGGCCAGCAACAGTTGCGGCCGCGTCACCAGCGCCCGGGCCAGGGCCACCCTCTGTTGCTCGCCCCCGGAAAGCTCTCCGGAGCGATGGTGCGCCCGTTCTTCCAGCCCCACCTCGCGCAGCAGGCACAAGGCCTCTTCGTGAGCCTCCGCCGCCGGCCGGCCCCGCAGCCGCAGGGGCATGGCCACGTTTTCCACAGCGGTGAACTCGGGCAGCAAATAGTGAAACTGCCACACGAAACCGATCTCCCGGTTCCTGAATTCCGCTGCCGCGTCGTCGGCCAGCGAGCAGAGCTGCATTTGGGCGAAGTATACGTCACCCTTGGAAGGCCGTTCAAGCGCCCCGAGGATGTAGAGTAAGGTACTCTTTCCCGCACCCGACTCACCCACGATGCCCAGCATCTCTCCCTTCCGTACCCGGAAGGACAGGTTGTCAAAGACCACCAGATCCGACCCGCCAGAGGGGAAAACCTTGGTCAGCCCCTCTACGCGCAGCAGATCGTCGTCGTTCATTGGATGCACGTCGGTCTCCAACCGTCTCGCTCTCCTGCTGTGGAAACCCGGA of Terriglobales bacterium contains these proteins:
- a CDS encoding ABC transporter ATP-binding protein produces the protein METDVHPMNDDDLLRVEGLTKVFPSGGSDLVVFDNLSFRVRKGEMLGIVGESGAGKSTLLYILGALERPSKGDVYFAQMQLCSLADDAAAEFRNREIGFVWQFHYLLPEFTAVENVAMPLRLRGRPAAEAHEEALCLLREVGLEERAHHRSGELSGGEQQRVALARALVTRPQLLLADEPTGDLDAKSAEVVFELIARLHREYRLTSLIATHNAAFARRCHRVLRLEAGRLSEVQPESLVAG